The following are encoded in a window of Vespa crabro chromosome 2, iyVesCrab1.2, whole genome shotgun sequence genomic DNA:
- the LOC124422093 gene encoding uncharacterized protein LOC124422093 isoform X9, with amino-acid sequence MLVPPVAQGGTGDRPVGDAGGRAQQSSGPAGTATLWPLAPAQPNQVPNQQSQGIPPLAATPAPAHNQGVSRYGLYSLFPGGGGGSYVAATPATPGPPTPARAYHATTHKERTVSESVFSAAVGVGVGGYTWGAPTPPPGSPYSPVPVTQLELLAKNLASLAPPGQQALSLQGVGVNVGSLHHAQHTQHTQHTLNLAGLHHLHHEGLHQNTFSPQLSLVTGNAPTLTINSFSPNSTGNVVPTTGVLLQEYQSPTGSTATGCSVAVNGSSCPTSSTSSTMVVQGGNQVVQTTAKKREAFLSSQGQPVKLENKSTRQPCVCRNSNGKTKVVHSDAGCSRTLPVASSWNGQDANNGVNSNTNNNSLVKREPLASVPCQVAEVSTSLHATTTSVKIEPVPPKSENGIVVSNANAGGIPVGIAMARQRSQHQETSASMRNVSLSHHTSHHASYHHFQPDNLVPSLVWALSSGSSSTAMTVGGATLVHCGGGGGEERPAHLAIPSGALAPSLNAALGSSLGPNLGPSLGSGLNSTLNSSLNSTLGSTATAAATTAWPPTLWQYPASAAAAAAAAAAAAAAMPMEPVGFPQMGVGVQGGLQLVRDPSSGHLLLIHAAEQMQQAVVWPNYPNHNGGNVAPPSLLLPPPPPSLQLLSDIGGARLVLTESKRKQQSTLPIVKIEADCGTSPTTIITSTESTKALQSVTSVTGTLVPDAPLVTTLHYYPHAPALVQISQTEPTHCRSQQRNAFISKATSPVSCLTPPPEVTTIHAIEPPQMTPMVGVQDASNQTEAPEAEQEQDMPMETQVKQEQNLSPCQLQCASTATNLTTTTTTTTTNLTNLTNFEIVAATPEKMCNVVRITTTTTTVNPTVCGIVGKVDKAENTIINMADCPKYSITRECRSVTSIDRTIERVVSRQDDLEQDEEEDSRHDRSTINDDDDCYDNGRSPICRDARTGPRIIEITEENCDSFHENLEFFGTRRDRSTDRLRDRRRSYAIDNTQEQHQNREEEKKIIVEEPMIDRIAEESRGTVIHQVIAKLSPETSCCESQRKEEMYPESKVIVDSTSNNGPQSMTTTTTTTTTSSQNIPDCESCGKNRDVRPQMVVQQNPEVKPQISVKSFDMPNIDCDDQELETVVIKQEADDGSFDEQNSKFENVSTIEKPKDSMKRHSVERSHPGIENVVEKLKKNAAAAMQESSCPLQKIDESKERNVDNSRSRRHSETMPRKLENGLKKHILRSCENEKLLNEKRENIERSEIEGSSEKDSSSLAYSREYLHNDNNNDSRSNNNNIKNINDKEYVIRKRLAVACESKVKDDVSEVNASPPKKSRLDRASNANDDTVFLSATIVDNQSTKLKLAISTKQKSNVDLSGLELLSNSIEQFEHLKPEAQNCSTPDLEKSPSRGKLISPQGESNNNNVDSPLGLLCALAEQRFMEEVGDKVPRKLNLESSEEISRAGRLLLNLGRTSLEKERKRLDKRKSTDGDDENYEKSKRLKADVVYETTDDGKNSSIRYYEKCGKSRRHGARFQEDMVFRVKEKPNRSIDLAEENGIDDEETSSLAERFVRERERVQKFDKENNDLDYDRKKETLERYDQQYDRFCGNDRCYRDVSKEDALTDSETENDKTVCSTTRLEEEVDVNTQRRQESTEERNRQGKLDAKTNVGKKLHTEEDGDWPNMDAMELDMRVRLADIQRQYREKQKELSRLTPKKEDKRSPGRPRKKSHSSSSEHGTLSSPPILEPAVPCQKSPSHSPDGAPPPLTSAVLAMPRCNVNLVKLGEPRSHIKLLDSIPSIPIPVPPVASPITVLPTSKIQSEDDDKSTGRMEYDTSSPAPTVASSSSASKKRKVGRPRKLMCTSGNTRHFTETIVAKKPKSKSSLVGYLLSPKNRHLQTKEKNVEQPEEEEGEEEVEREMERNKHDKSKKKKQKSISSSPSRHKSSDRDKKESKRRKSSDCKDCKECAKVAKAERTESIINRCKLTSAHLAIDQLRVLTAMGGLFYAGRLSAVRAPDVYAITLDGERGNRPHIHSREEILRDAIVEVCPSSTKELPPGTRLCAYWSEQYRCLYPGTSVEPTEPDPELDEKFVSVEFDDGDSGRIALDDIRLLQPDYPVVEYDPNPLLSLGKRRRQTSVSIEDKRSSINTISGTTSNSLTSTVSSTTSSHISSFDGVSIERHKTDDISAKALDDYRERKRLKKRRKDKLKRQHEAQEGKKKHKRHKGCEEHRKHKHRKHRKHKHKHSHHCNHSEGSHISSGESCCGQKSEDEPNKETPAKVEEEEEEEEDEEEEEEESEEMTVLEEEPEPVPEPIEVIVREEKIEKPKKSDKKGKVRERQESVESRSKMAAFLPARQLWGWAGRGYRRPGAKGRAKKQFFRAIQRGNETIQIGDSAVFLSTGRPDRPYIGRIESMWETSSSNMIVKVKWFYHPEETVGCPTNLKYPGALFESPHMDENDVQTISHKCEVLPLDEYTEKLGKEPHRYLTIYDNNDIYYLAGYYDPTTYLLSMQPGVV; translated from the exons ATGTTGGTCCCTCCCGTGGCCCAAGGCGGGACGGGCGATCGTCCCGTGGGTGACGCGGGCGGTAGGGCCCAGCAGTCGTCCGGCCCTGCCGGGACAGCAACCCTATGGCCTCTTGCACCAGCGCAGCCCAATCAAGTTCCAAATCAACAGTCACAAGGAATACCACCCTTGGCTGCGACCCCTGCACCGGCGCACAATCAAG GTGTGAGCCGTTACGGGTTGTACTCGTTATTTCCCGGGGGTGGCGGAGGTAGTTACGTCGCGGCCACTCCCGCCACCCCAGGGCCACCCACCCCCGCGCGCGCTTATCACGCAACAACGCATAAGG AACGAACAG TTTCAGAGAGCGTATTCTCCGCTGCTGTTGGCGTTGGTGTTGGTGGTTACACCTGGGGTGCTCCCACGCCACCCCCTGGATCACCCTACAGTCCTGTCCCTGTGACTCAGCTTGAACTACTCGCCAAGAATTTGGCGAGTTTGGCGCCTCCTGGTCAACAGGCGTTGAGCCTTCAGGGTGTCGGTGTTAATGTTGGCAGTCTTCATCATGCGCAGCATACTCAGCATACGCAGCACACCCTCAATCTTGCTGGACTTCATCATCTGCACCATG AAGGTCTACATCAGAACACTTTTTCGCCCCAACTCTCCCTGGTGACCGGTAACGCTCCGACATTGACGATCAATAGCTTTTCGCCAAATTCGACGGGTAACGTCGTGCCGACGACGGGGGTGTTGCTCCAGGAGTATCAGTCACCGACAGGCTCGACAGCCACCGGTTGTTCCGTCGCAGTGAACGGTTCCTCATGTCCAACGAGTTCGACGAGTAGCACGATGGTCGTCCAGGGTGGCAACCAGGTTGTCCAGACTACCGCGAAGAAACGAGAAGCCTTCCTCTCGAGTCAAGGTCAACCGGTGAAACTGGAGAACAAGTCGACGAGGCAGCCCTGCGTTTGCAGGAACAGCAACG GTAAAACGAAAGTGGTTCATTCGGATGCAGGCTGTAGCAGGACGTTGCCCGTCGCATCGTCCTGGAATGGACAGGATGCGAATAATGGCGTTAATTctaatacgaacaataatagcCTCGTGAAGAGAGAACCTTTGGCCTCTGTGCCATGTCAGGTTGCAGAGGTTTCGACCTCTCTTCATGCTACCACTACCTCTGTTAAGATCGAGCCGGTTCCTCCGAAATCGGAAAATG GTATAGTGGTATCGAATGCGAACGCAGGTGGAATACCAGTTGGAATTGCAATGGCAAGACAGAGATCGCAACATCAGGAAACCTCGGCGTCCATGCGGAATGTCTCCCTCAGTCATCATACGTCGCATCATGCAAGTTATCATCACTTTCAACCTGACAATCTTG TCCCATCGCTAGTTTGGGCCCTGTCGTCAGGTTCATCGAGTACAGCCATGACGGTAGGCGGCGCTACGCTCGTCCACTGTGGCGGAGGTGGTGGGGAAGAACGTCCGGCCCACCTCGCCATTCCTTCGGGTGCTTTGGCGCCCTCGTTGAACGCGGCCCTCGGTTCGAGTCTCGGCCCGAATCTCGGCCCGAGTCTTGGCTCCGGCCTGAATTCCACCTTGAATTCCAGCTTGAATTCCACGCTCGGCAGTACCGCAACGGCCGCGGCCACTACTGCGTGGCCTCCCACGCTTTGGCAGTATCCGGCCTCGGCCGCGGCCGCTGCCGCCGCTGCTGCCGCCGCAGCTGCAG CGATGCCCATGGAACCCGTAGGGTTCCCGCAGATGGGTGTCGGTGTGCAGGGAGGTTTGCAGTTGGTCAGAGATCCATCCAGCGGTCATCTTCTTTTAATTCACGCAGCCG AACAAATGCAGCAGGCTGTGGTCTGGCCGAATTATCCAAATCACAATGGCGGAAACGTAGCACCCCCGTCCCTTTTGTTACCGCCGCCACCACCGTCCCTTCAACTTTTAAGCGACATAGGCGGCGCTAGATTGGTCCTTACCGagagcaaaagaaaacaacagaGCACTTTGCCGATCGTCAAGATCGAGGCGGATTGTGGTACGAGTCCGACAACCAtaataa CGTCGACGGAATCGACGAAGGCATTGCAGAGCGTGACATCGGTGACGGGCACTCTAGTGCCAGATGCACCGCTCGTAACGACTCTTCATTACTACCCACATGCACCGGCTTTGGTGCAGATTAGTCAAACGGAGCCCACGCATTGTAGGTCGCAG CAGCGAAATGCATTTATTTCGAAGGCAACCTCGCCGGTATCCTGTCTGACACCACCACCAGAAGTGACGACGATCCATGCGATCGAGCCACCGCAAATGACACCGATGGTCGGCGTTCAGGATGCTTCGAATCAAACAGAAGCGCCAGAAGCCGAACAGGAACAGGATATGCCAATGGAGACTCAGGTGAAACAGGAGCAAAATCTTAGCCCATGTCAGCTTCAATGTGCTAGTACCGCGACGAATCTTACGACGACCACCACTACTACAACGACGAATTTGACGAATCTGACGAACTTCGAGATCGTCGCGGCGACTCCAGAAAAGATGTGCAATGTCGTCAGgataacgacgacaacgaccaCGGTCAATCCTACCGTATGTGGTATAGTTGGCAAGGTCGATAAAGCAGAGAATACGATCATCAACATGGCTGATTGTCCAAAATATTCTATCACGAGGGAATGCAGAAGCGTCACGTCGATCGATAGAACGATCGAACGTGTCGTAAGTCGTCAAGATGATTTGGAGCAGGACGAGGAAGAAGATTCAAGGCACGATCGTTCGACGatcaacgatgacgacgattgTTACGATAATGGCAGATCACCGATATGCAGAGACGCAAGAACTGGTCCTAGAATCATCGAAATCACCGAGGAAAACTGTGACAGTTTCCATGAGAATTTAGAGTTCTTTGGCACGCGACGGGATCGTTCAACTGATCGTCTTCGAGATCGTCGGCGAAGTTATGCGATCGATAACACGCAGGAGCAACATCAAAACCgtgaggaggaaaagaagatcaTTGTAGAGGAG CCGATGATCGATCGTATCGCCGAAGAATCGAGAGGTACAGTAATACATCAAGTTATCGCCAAACTATCACCGGAAACGTCTTGTTGCGAGTCacaaaggaaagaggaaatgtACCCGGAATCAAAGGTGATCGTCGATTCGACGTCGAATAACGGGCCGCAatcaatgacgacgacgacaacgacgacgactacgtcGTCTCAGAATATACCCGATTGCGAGAGCTGCGGGAAAAATCGCGATGTCCGTCCTCAAATGGTTGTTCAACAAAATCCAGAAGTGAAGCCGCAAATCAGTGTGAAATCTTTCGATATGCCTAACATCGATTGCGACGATCAAGAATTGGAAACTGTAGTTATCAAGCAGGAAGCCGACGATGGTTCCTTCGACGaacaaaattcaaaatttgAGAATGTATCGACAATAGAGAAGCCAAAGGATTCGATGAAGAGACATTCGGTTGAACGATCTCATCCAGGTATCGAGAACGTTGTCgagaaattgaagaaaaatgcGGCCGCCGCTATGCAAGAATCTTCCTGTCCATTACAAAAGATAGATGAATCTAAAGAACGTAACGTTGATAATTCGCGTTCTAGAAGGCACTCGGAAACGATGCCGAGAAAGTTGGAGAACGGTCTGAAGAAGCACATATTGAGATCCtgcgaaaatgaaaaattgttgaaCGAGAAACGTGAGAATATCGAACGATCCGAGATCGAAGGATCTTCGGAGAAAGATTCTAGCAGTTTAGCTTATTCGAGAGAATATTTacataacgacaataataacgacagtaggagtaacaataacaatatcaagaatataaacgACAAGGAATACGTCATCAGGAAAAGGTTAGCAGTTGCCTGCGAGTCGAAGGTCAAGGACGATGTATCTGAGGTAAATGCGAGTCCACCGAAAAAAAGTCGTTTAGATAGAGCATCGAATGCCAATGACGACACGGTTTTCTTATCGGCCACCATTGTCGACAATCAAAGCACGAAATTGAAATTGGCCATTTCGACGAAGCAAAAATCGAACGTCGATCTCAGCGGCTTAGAATTGCTCTCGAATAGTATCGAACAGTTCGAGCATTTGAAACCGGAGGCACAGAATTGTTCGACTCCGGATCTCGAGAAATCGCCTAGCAGAGGGAAACTGATCTCTCCTCAGGGtgagagcaataataataacgtcgaTAGTCCCCTCGGTTTGCTGTGTGCTCTGGCTGAGCAGAGATTCATGGAAGAGGTTGGAGACAAAGTGCCGAGAAAGCTCAATCTCGAGAGTTCAGAAGAAATATCGAGAGCCGGTAGGCTGTTGTTAAATCTTGGAAGGACGAGtttggagaaagaaagaaagagattggataaaagaaaaagtacggATGGAGACGATGAGAATTATGAGAAATCGAAGAGACTTAAAGCCGATGTTGTATACGAGACAACAGACGATGGAAAGAATTCATCTATACGTTATTACGAGAAATGTGGTAAAAGTAGAAGACACGGAGCTAGATTTCAAGAAGACATGGTATtcagagtgaaagagaaaccTAACAGAAGTATAGATCTCGCTGAGGAAAATGGAATCGACGATGAGGAAACTTCTTCGTTGGCGGAAAGATTTGTACGAGAACGTGAACGCGTTCAAAAGTtcgataaggaaaataacgatttggATTAtgatagaaagaaggaaacatTGGAACGTTACGATCAACAGTACGATCGATTTTGCGGAAATGATAGATGTTATCGTGATGTATCAAAGGAAGATGCCTTGACAGATTCCGAAACGGAAAACGACAAGACAGTTTGTTCTACTACGAGATTAGAGGAGGAAGTAGATGTAAATACGCAAAGAAGACAAGAATCCACAGAGGAGAGAAATAGGCAAGGAAAATTGGACGCAAAGACGAATGTTGGTAAAAAGTTACATACGGAGGAAGACGGGGATTGGCCAAATATGGATGCAATGGAGTTGGATATGAGAGTGAGATTGGCGGATATTCAAAGACAATACagagaaaagcaaaaggaacTATCGAGGTTGACGCCAAAGAAGGAGGACAAGAGAAGTCCAGGTAGACCGAGAAAGAAGAGCCATTCATCGAg ttCCGAACACGGtactctctcttctcctcccaTTTTGGAACCAGCAGTCCCTTGTCAAAAGTCTCCGTCTCATTCTCCTGACGGAGCTCCACCGCCATTAACGTCAGCAGTCTTGGCCATGCCAAGATGTAACGTGAATCTTGTGAAACTCGGTGAACCTCGAAGTCACATTAAACTTTTGGATAGTATACCGAGTATACCTATACCAGTACCACCGGTTGCTTCGCCTATCACGGTTTTACCAACGAGCAAGATACAATCAGAGGACGACGACAAGAGTACTGGAAGG aTGGAATACGATACATCTTCGCCAGCGCCAACCGTAGCAAGTTCTAGTTCAGCATCAAAGAAACGTAAAGTTGGCCGCCCCAGAAAACTCATGTGCACGTCAGGGAATACAAGACACTTTACAGAAACTATTGTTGCGAAAAAACCAAAAAGCAAAAGTTCCCTCGTGGGTTATTTGTTGTCACCGAAAAACAGGCATCTTCAAACCAAG gaaaaaaatgttgaacaaccagaggaggaagaaggagaggaggaagtcgagagagagatggaaaggaATAAGCACGAtaaatcgaagaagaagaaacaaaagtcTATCTCGTCGTCCCCGAGTCGACATAAATCGAGCGATCGCGATAAGAAGGAATCTAAACGTCGAAAATCGTCCGATTGTAAAGATTGTAAGGAATGTGCGAAGGTTGCTAAAGCGGAAAGAACAGAAAGCATTATTAATAGATGTAAGCTAACGTCGGCTCACTTGGCCATTGATCAGTTAAGAGTTCTGACGGCTATGGGTGGTCTCTTTTATGCCGGAAGACTTAGCGCTGTTCGAGCTCCAGATGTTTACGCTATTACTCTTGATGGCGAACGAGGGAATAGACCTCATATTCATTCAAGGGAAGAGATTTTACGGGACGCg atcgTAGAGGTATGTCCAAGTTCAACGAAAGAATTACCACCCGGTACAAGACTTTGTGCTTATTGGAGCGAGCAATACAGATGTCTTTATCCAGGAACATCGGTCGAACCTACCGAACCAGATCCCGAACTCGATGAGAAATTTGTCAGTGTTGAATTCGATGACGGTGATAGCGGTAGAATAGCTTTGGATGACATCAGATTACTCCAACCTGATTATCCTGTTGTTG AATACGATCCAAATCCTCTTTTATCTTTGGGCAAACGTCGACGACAGACCTCGGTTTCgatagaagataaaagatcGTCCATAAATACTATATCTGGTACAACATCGAATAGTTTAACATCTACGGTTTCTTCCACAACTTCCTCTCACATTTCCTCTTTCGATGGAGTCTCGATAGAACGGCACAAAACGGATGATATCAGTGCAAAGGCATTGGATGATTATCGTGAACGTAAGCGtttgaagaagaggagaaaggatAAATTGAAGAGACAACACGAGGctcaagaaggaaagaagaaacataagAGGCACAAGGGTTGCGAAGAGCATAGAAAGCACAAGCATAGGAAACATAGAAAGCATAAGCATAAACATAGCCATCATTGCAATCATAGCGAAGGAAGTCATATAAG TAGCGGGGAAAGTTGTTGTGGTCAAAAAAGTGAAGATGAACCAAATAAAGAGACTCCGGCAAAGgttgaagaggaagaggaagaggaagaagacgaggaagaggaagaagaggaaagtgAAGAAATGACTGTTTTGGAAGAAGAACCTGAACCAGTTCCCGAACCAATTGAAGTTATAGTAAGGgaggaaaagatagaaaagccgaaaaaatctgataaaaaaggaaaagtacgAGAGAGACAGGAGTCGGTGGAAAGTCGAAGTAAAATGGCTGCATTCTTGCCTGCGAGACAATTATGGGGATGGGCTGGTAGGGGTTACAGGAGACCTGGTGCAAAAGGAAGAGCTAAGAAACAATTTTTCCGAGCCATTCAAAGGGGAAACGAAACTATTCAAATAGGTGATAGTGCAGTTTTCCTTTCTACTGGTAGACCAGATAGACCATACATAGGACGTATAGAGTCTATGTGGGAAACATCAAGTTCTAATATGATAGTTAAAGTTAAGTGGTTTTATCATCCTGAAGAGACAGTAGGATGTCCAACCAATCTAAAGTATCCg ggTGCTCTATTCGAATCCCCTCATATGGATGAAAATGATGTACAAACTATTTCGCACAAATGCGAAGTATTACCGTTGGACGAATATACAGAAAAACTGGGAAAAGAACCTCATAGATATCTTACCATctatgataacaacgatatctACTATTTGGCCGGATATTATGATCCGACGACGTACCTTCTATCTATGCAACCTGGGGTTGTTTGA